A region from the Canis lupus dingo isolate Sandy chromosome X, ASM325472v2, whole genome shotgun sequence genome encodes:
- the TCEAL7 gene encoding transcription elongation factor A protein-like 7 — translation MQKPCKENEGKPKCSVPKREEERPCGEFERQQTEGNFRQRLLQSLEEFKEDIDYRHFKDEEMTREGDEMERCLEEIRGLRKKFRALHSNHSHSRDRPYPF, via the coding sequence ATGCAAAAACCctgcaaagaaaatgaaggaaagccCAAGTGCAGCGTgccaaagagagaggaagaacgCCCCTGTGGGGAATTTGAACGTCAGCAAACAGAAGGGAATTTTAGGCAAAGGCTGCTTCAGTCTCTCGAGGAATTTAAAGAGGACATAGACTATAGGCACTTTAAGGATGAAGAAATGACAAGGGAGGGAGATGAGATGGAAAGGTGTTTGGAAGAGATAAGGGGTCTGAGAAAGAAATTTAGGGCTCTGCATTCTAACCATAGTCATTCTCGGGACCGTCCTTACCCCTTTTAA